GGCAAAAGTATTAATGATTTTTGCAATATTATTTGTTGTATTTAGTCTGCTGTTTACAGGTGTCATCATTCAAAACAGTATTGATGAGTCAAAGGTGTTTATACGAAAACAGCTAGGTGCAGCAGTTGAATATAAGGCAGATTATCAGAAGGCATACAGTGAAGAGCTTGAAGAGGAAGAATATATGAAGTTGCAGCTATCAAAAACAGTTGCAGAAGACATTGCAAAAGATCCGGTTGTTCAGCAAGTCTATTATTCCAACTCTAACTCGCTCATGAGCAAAGAATTAAAGACGGCGGAGTATTGGGAGCGTGACGGTCAAAAAGAATATTATGACAATACATACATTGATGAAGACGGTAATGAAATCAAAGACAATGTATACTTCCAATTAAATGGAGGAAATGTTGCTGAACCCCTTGAATTTTCCGAAGGAGATTATTACTTGGTGGATGGAGAGTTCCCGACCCAAGATCAAGTAAAAGAAGGCTATCCCTATGTTTTAATTACGCGTGAGCTTGCAGAACGTAATAATTTTGTGACGGGTGATCTTATTGAATTGTTTGACTGGGAAGAAAACACATATGACCTTGAAATCGTAGGAATATATGATGGTATTCAAGAAGGACATATGGGCAATAACCTTTTTGTGTCCTATGAATTTATTCGTGAAATGAATATGAATATGTATCCTGATGATGAAGAGATGATGGAATACGTAAACCGTATTATTTTCATGTTAGCTGACCCACTAGAAGTTGACGGTTTTGTTGAACGTAACACGAGCAAATTACCATCAGAATATAACTATCTTGATGCGGCAACAACACAATTTGATACCTTGACAAAACCTTTGGATTTAATTTCTCTTATTGCATCCTTACTTATCTGGGTTGTCTTTGGCGCCGGAATTATCATTATTATAGCTATCGTTAGTATCTTTGTCCGTGACCGTAAGTTTGAAGTGGGGCTATTGCTTTCAAGCGGTGAATCAAAGCTACGTATTGTTATGCAGTTTATTTATGAGATTTTATGTATTGGACTGGTAGCCTTTGTATTAGCTATTTTGATGAGTAATATCTCCAGTGCATTTGTCAGTGATTGGATTGTAGAAAATCAGCTGGTTGAAGAAGAAGCAGCACCGGGAAGTAGAGATGATATGTATTTTGGATATTATGATACGAATGTATTTGGTGATGTGGATATGAATAATATCGCAGAAGACTTTAATGTATCGATGAATCAAGAAGTTATTTTGAAATTGTTTGTGATTAATATTGCATTACTAATCTTTGCAAGTTTAGTTCCGTTGTCGATTATAATGATGTTTAATCCAAGGCAAGTACTGCAAGACTAAGGGGGATGAAGAAGATGGCACAAGAAAAAGAAATACAATTTGAATTAAAAGATATTAGTTATAGTTATATAGATGGTGGTAAAAAACGTGTTATTCTCAATGGTTTATCCTATGCCTTTGAAAAGGGAAAGTTCTACACGATTTTAGGTCCATCAGGTTCAGGAAAGAGTACACTTCTAGCGTTGGCAAGTGCTCTTGATAAGCCCGAATCCGGTCGTATTGAATACGAAGGTCAAGATATTCAAAAGATTGGATTCACAAAATATCGACGAAACTGCATGGCGATTATTTTCCAAAAATATAACTTAACGGACTACCTTAATGGGGTTGAAAATGTTGAATCCAGTTTTTATATTACGGATAAAAAAGCACCACCAAATAAAAAAGAGCTTTCATATAAGATATTAAGTAGTGTAGGGATTGTTCAATCTAAAGCAGATCGTCGGGTTAACAAACTTTCCGGTGGAGAGCAGCAAAGGGTGGCTATAGCTAGAGCCCTAGCAAAAGACGTCTCCTTGGTTTTTGGTGATGAGCCGACGGGCGCACTAGATACCGCGACATCACATGAAGTTATTGAATTATTTAAGCGATTATCAAAAGAGTATGGCAAGACGATTATTCTTGTAACGCACTCCGATGAAGTTGCTGCATCTTCAGATATTGCATTACGTTTGCATGAGGGAAAACTGGAAGAGATGAAAGGAAACGCCTAATGTCAAAAGAACCTGGAAAAAAGAGTTTTTTAGACGAATTTTCTGAGCCGAAGCCTGAAAGCTTCGGCGAAGAAGTTTTTGTCGCCAATAAAAGAAATTATAAACCGATTATTATCGGAGGTTCCATAGGTATCGTCATTGTGATTATTCTTCTCTATTTCTTAGTCTTTAGAGGTGTTGAAGTTCCTGATATGAGTGAATGGAACGTCGGTCAGGTTAAAGAATGGACCGAAAAAAACAAAGTCACCTTAATTGCCAAACAGGCGTTTAATCTAGAAATAGACAATGATTATGTCGTAGAGCAAAGTGTAGCTCCAGGAGAGCGGATACGAAAAGGAAAAGAGCTTGAAGTTATTTTTTCTAAGGGAGCCGATCCAGAAGAAAAAATTCAAATGATTGACCTTGATAATGCTACTTATCCCGAGATTCAACAATGGGTAGAAGACAATCATTTGACAGGGGTCACGATCAAACGAGAAAATAGTGAAACCGTTGAAGCGGATGCCGTTATTGAATATAAAATTATTGATGGATCTGAAGACGACTTTTTACGTAAAAATCGTGTACGTATTACTGTTTCACGAGGACCTGAAGAAGTCTCAGATGTTATAAAAATCAAAGATTTCTACCGATCCACAAAAAATGAAGTGAATAAATGGGCAGAGGAAAATGATATTCTTGTATCTTTTTCAGAAGAAGAGAGTGAATATGTTGAAGCAGGGCTTGTTATTCGCCAAAGTGTTAAGGGTGGAGAAGAGATGCCAAGAAAAGACACGTTGGAAGTCGTAATCTCTCTTGGTGAATCCGTAGAACTCCCTGACTTTGTTGGGTTGACATCTTCAGAAGCCTCTAGTTTAGCTGGACTAAAAAATATTCAGATTTTTGTTCGAGAGGTAGACAGTACACGTGATTCTGGTCTTGTGGTATCTCAGGATTTAGAACCGGGAACGTCAATACTTAGTGATGAAATTGTTACGCTAAAAGTCTCAAAAGGTAATGCGAGTGTTCCAAGTTTTGTAAACCTTGATAAACAATCTGCAGAAGTCTTAGCCCAGTCAATGGATATAAAGGTCATCTTTAAAGAGGTGGAAACTGTAGATAAAACCAATGAGACTATTTTATCTCAAAGCATAAAAAAAGGTGCAATGATTGACGAAAGTGATACAGTTATTCTTGAAGTGGCTAAAAACTCAGGCGTTCAAGTAATTGATATGACTGAGATGTCGAAGTTTGAAGCGGAACTTTGGGCTACTCAAAATGAGATTTCATTGACTTTTATTGAACGTTATAGTGACCAATATCCATTTGATACACTTTTTGGTCAAAGTGTGGTTGAGGGCATCATACCGGCAGGAGAGCAAATGTATGTCTATCAATCCTTAGGCAAAATAACTATTGATAATTTTAAAGGGAAAAGCCGTCTGGAACTTCTTGACTGGCAGAAAAATATTAATTCTAAAGGGGGCAATGTATTAGTAACCTATGAATACGTTGTCGATACGAATGAAACCCGAGGAACCATTTTAGAGCAATCCATCAAAGAAGACTATATTGCATTAAATGCTATTGTTCATGTTGAAGTCTCAGGGACAGATAATGGTGTAATTGTACCGAAGATGGCATCATGGGACAAAGCTGAAATAGAAGCTTGGTGTGAACGTAACGATGTTCCTGTTCGCTTTGAAGAATACTATGATGAAGATGAACCGGCAGGTGAAATTATTTCACAAAATTACCGTGAAAAGCAAATTCCAAAGGATGAGCAACTTGTAATCCGCATCTCACTCGGACCATTGGGAATTCCGGATTTTGTTGGCAAAGGACGTCTTTCTTTATTAGAATGGGTTAATGAGGTAAACTCAAAAGGCGCAGATATCGAAGTGGACTTTAGCACAGTAAAAAATACTACAGAACCAAAAGGAACGATACTTTATCAGTCCGAGCGTGAAGAATATATTGATTTAGATGAAGAGATTGATGTAAAGATTTCCGGATTTGACGGAGGAACCTTTGTCCGTGACTTGACAGATTTATCTCTTGATGAAGCTGTAGCATGGTGTGCGGAGAATAAGATTGCTTTTGATATCGATAAAGTATATCATAGTACTGCAGATAAAGATATTGTAGTCGATCAAAGTTATAGCAATGATTACTTACCTATCGGAAAAACTTTAGTTATTGAAATATCTCAGGGGAAAGTACCTGTAGAAGATTTCACAGGAGAAAAAGTAAGTAAAATCCTAGAATGGCAAAAAGAAGTTAACCGCGAAGGGGCAAAGATTGATTTGGACTTTAATCGTTCATATGATAAAGACGATATTATTGTAGATCAATCGCCAAGTGGAGGTTATGCGGATGTTGGAGATGACATAAGAGTAACGCTTGAAGCGTTGCCTGAACCTGAGCCGACACCGGAACCAACACCAGAGCCAACGCCAGAGCCGGATCCGGAAGTGACGCCAACACCTGAACCGGAGGTTACGCCGGAACCGGAAACAACGCCTTAAATTAAAATATC
This sequence is a window from Vallitaleaceae bacterium 9-2. Protein-coding genes within it:
- a CDS encoding ABC transporter permease; the encoded protein is MRILKHGFLSLVRKPAKVLMIFAILFVVFSLLFTGVIIQNSIDESKVFIRKQLGAAVEYKADYQKAYSEELEEEEYMKLQLSKTVAEDIAKDPVVQQVYYSNSNSLMSKELKTAEYWERDGQKEYYDNTYIDEDGNEIKDNVYFQLNGGNVAEPLEFSEGDYYLVDGEFPTQDQVKEGYPYVLITRELAERNNFVTGDLIELFDWEENTYDLEIVGIYDGIQEGHMGNNLFVSYEFIREMNMNMYPDDEEMMEYVNRIIFMLADPLEVDGFVERNTSKLPSEYNYLDAATTQFDTLTKPLDLISLIASLLIWVVFGAGIIIIIAIVSIFVRDRKFEVGLLLSSGESKLRIVMQFIYEILCIGLVAFVLAILMSNISSAFVSDWIVENQLVEEEAAPGSRDDMYFGYYDTNVFGDVDMNNIAEDFNVSMNQEVILKLFVINIALLIFASLVPLSIIMMFNPRQVLQD
- a CDS encoding ABC transporter ATP-binding protein, translating into MAQEKEIQFELKDISYSYIDGGKKRVILNGLSYAFEKGKFYTILGPSGSGKSTLLALASALDKPESGRIEYEGQDIQKIGFTKYRRNCMAIIFQKYNLTDYLNGVENVESSFYITDKKAPPNKKELSYKILSSVGIVQSKADRRVNKLSGGEQQRVAIARALAKDVSLVFGDEPTGALDTATSHEVIELFKRLSKEYGKTIILVTHSDEVAASSDIALRLHEGKLEEMKGNA
- a CDS encoding PASTA domain-containing protein, producing MSKEPGKKSFLDEFSEPKPESFGEEVFVANKRNYKPIIIGGSIGIVIVIILLYFLVFRGVEVPDMSEWNVGQVKEWTEKNKVTLIAKQAFNLEIDNDYVVEQSVAPGERIRKGKELEVIFSKGADPEEKIQMIDLDNATYPEIQQWVEDNHLTGVTIKRENSETVEADAVIEYKIIDGSEDDFLRKNRVRITVSRGPEEVSDVIKIKDFYRSTKNEVNKWAEENDILVSFSEEESEYVEAGLVIRQSVKGGEEMPRKDTLEVVISLGESVELPDFVGLTSSEASSLAGLKNIQIFVREVDSTRDSGLVVSQDLEPGTSILSDEIVTLKVSKGNASVPSFVNLDKQSAEVLAQSMDIKVIFKEVETVDKTNETILSQSIKKGAMIDESDTVILEVAKNSGVQVIDMTEMSKFEAELWATQNEISLTFIERYSDQYPFDTLFGQSVVEGIIPAGEQMYVYQSLGKITIDNFKGKSRLELLDWQKNINSKGGNVLVTYEYVVDTNETRGTILEQSIKEDYIALNAIVHVEVSGTDNGVIVPKMASWDKAEIEAWCERNDVPVRFEEYYDEDEPAGEIISQNYREKQIPKDEQLVIRISLGPLGIPDFVGKGRLSLLEWVNEVNSKGADIEVDFSTVKNTTEPKGTILYQSEREEYIDLDEEIDVKISGFDGGTFVRDLTDLSLDEAVAWCAENKIAFDIDKVYHSTADKDIVVDQSYSNDYLPIGKTLVIEISQGKVPVEDFTGEKVSKILEWQKEVNREGAKIDLDFNRSYDKDDIIVDQSPSGGYADVGDDIRVTLEALPEPEPTPEPTPEPTPEPDPEVTPTPEPEVTPEPETTP